In the Pelagicoccus albus genome, GGACGGCTACTACGAATTCTGGAAAATGAATTCCCAAGCCCTCTACGCAGCGGTGACTTATCGTCCTAACGACAAGTACAATCTGGAAGCTTACTTCGAGTATTTCCAAGCGGACTACACTGAAAACTGGGGTATCAACCGCGTTACTCAAGACTTGGTAGACAATGGCTGGTATATTCCCAATGCCCAGACCGACGAAGAGTACGCCGCTTACGTTGCCCTACTTGGTAACGGTGACGGCTTCTGGGCTGGAGTTCCAGGCGTAGACTACGCAAGCCGATTCGGCGGAGCTGGTTTCTCTACTATCGTGGTCCCTGATCTGGCAAATCCCGTTCAAGTAGATCGCTCCTGGAAGCTCGCCGCTCCTGGGGATGACTCTTTCGGCCGCATGGCTGTTATAGGCGCTGACCAAACCTTGAGCCTCGAGAATGTTGAGATCGTGAATAAGACCTTCCTCTCTTGGAAGGACCGCAACACTTTCTCCTCCTACCACTACTCAGAGCTACTCCGCGACAACATTTCCTTCGAAAACCGTACGGAAGTCCGCTTCCTAAGCGAGTTTAGCGAGGAGTCCTCGCTTGGTGTCAACGCGGGTGTTCGTTTCCGTAAGGACGACATTTGGGCGGTCAACCACTTCTACAACGAGCCGGTCAACTTCTTTGACATGACTCGCGATCCAGACACTCGCCGTATCCTCGATCAGGGCTTCACCGTAGACAACTATCCGATCATTCCAGACGAGGAAGCTCACGGTGACCTCGACTACTGGTACTACGGTGGCACTGGTGGAGACACCAAGTCGCATTCAATCGGTCCTTTCGTTCAGGCTGACTACAAGATCAATGATACCTTCAGCGCTTTGGTTGGCTTCACTTCTGACCTCGTTAGTGCCACAGACGTGCATCCGGTACTTGGCGCAACAGGAGTCGCCGATATCACTTTGGACGGAGTTCCAGAAACTGGATACAGCTACAAGGACACGGTTACTCTCGATAACTACAATGTGAGCTTCCTCTACAAGCCTACTGATAACCTCTCTACCTACATCACGCACAATGTAAGTGAAACTTACGGTGCCGATACGGGCGGACGTGTTGATCCCACATCCTTCGGCGATGTCAACAAAAGCAAGCTCACTGAACTCGGGGCCAAGTTCAGCCTTCTCGACGGCAAGTTCTTCCTCGGAACTGCGCTTGTGGATAGAGAGTTCACCACGCGTAACCAAGACGGTTCAATGGACCAAGTTTTTCTCGACCTTTTCGAGATCGAGTTCAACTACCAGCCGAATCGCAACATGTTTGCAACTCTCGGATTCAGCTACACCGATGCTGAACGTACCGCTGGTTTCTTCGCCTCGTCTTACACGATCGACCGTGCTGATGAAACGGGTGGCATCTACATCGCTCCGATTTTCCAGTCCACTAGCGACATCGTTAAAGCTCCAGGTATTCCTGAAAAGCTGGTCAACGGTTTGTTTAGCTACAAGTGGGATAACGGCTTCGGTGTAACTCTCGGATTCCTTGGTTGGGGTGATACTTATTCTGGTTACTCCGGCTTTGATATCTCAGTACCTGACCTCACAGGTGAAAACGGAGGTGAAAACTACGTTATTACAGCGAACACCGCTGTATTGGGATTCCAGTACGAAGCTGACTTGAGCTTCATCTACGACAGAGAAGACTGGAGCTACAAGCTCACCATCTTCAACGTTACCGACGAAGACAACTGGGACGTAAACAATTCTGGATACGGAAACGGATCCATCCTTCCGCGTTTGCCAGCTCGCTTGGAATTGTCTGCCAAGTACAGCTTCTAAGCTAGCGTTTAATCAACTTTGATTGGTGGCCGCTCTCTTCGGAGAGCGGCTTTTTTGTTTATACGAAAGATTACCCACCGACTCTAAGGCCGACGCATCCAGACTTGTCATCCTCGTGGAGAGCAATTCAACCTCTCAGTTCAGCATGCCATTCCTGAAACGCATCCACTACCTGGCAAGTGACGAAGCGGCGGATTTCCCTTTTACACTGCCGTTTCTAAACAGTCTGCATGAGCGCGAGATCTCGTCTTCGGTGCTGTTTTTGGTGGGAGAGAATGGCAGTGGAAAGTCGAGTTTGTTGGAATCTGTAGCCATCGCTTCCAAGCGAATCAGTGTAGGTGATTCATCGCTGGAGCAGGATCCGACTTTGTCGGAAATACGCCCTCTGGCGAAGTGCTTGCGGCTCGGATGGAGTCGTCGAACTGGAAAAGGCTTTTTTCTGAGAGCGGAGGATTTCTTCAACTTCATTCGTCGCAACAAAGAAATGGAGAGCACCTTTGAAGGCTACATAGAGCATTTTAAAGATGATGCTCGAGTTCGTGGATACATGGAGAGTAACAAGCATGCCATCAACTCCCGCTACGGCAGGGATTTGAACGACTTCTCTCACGGTGAGGGCTTCTTGGAATTCGCCAAGTCA is a window encoding:
- a CDS encoding TonB-dependent receptor; this translates as MHVSKNKKRLKAARIVPCLLTAGAMSSGLFAQDEEPEDLGTFITEEVPIEENILPTSRPFNSVYGTERSILDTPRNVTIISREQLDSIAIKDVRDFSKLTSSSYTKTNFGSPSTPNLRGQEADLFVNGMRRGGSVNGNGLPVNFNAVESVNIVKGPAGVVYGTTNYLGGYADLITKKPFFDAERGSVGFSIGSYDQYTWNLDYSKPVSDKLAYRISYEGKEWDGYYEFWKMNSQALYAAVTYRPNDKYNLEAYFEYFQADYTENWGINRVTQDLVDNGWYIPNAQTDEEYAAYVALLGNGDGFWAGVPGVDYASRFGGAGFSTIVVPDLANPVQVDRSWKLAAPGDDSFGRMAVIGADQTLSLENVEIVNKTFLSWKDRNTFSSYHYSELLRDNISFENRTEVRFLSEFSEESSLGVNAGVRFRKDDIWAVNHFYNEPVNFFDMTRDPDTRRILDQGFTVDNYPIIPDEEAHGDLDYWYYGGTGGDTKSHSIGPFVQADYKINDTFSALVGFTSDLVSATDVHPVLGATGVADITLDGVPETGYSYKDTVTLDNYNVSFLYKPTDNLSTYITHNVSETYGADTGGRVDPTSFGDVNKSKLTELGAKFSLLDGKFFLGTALVDREFTTRNQDGSMDQVFLDLFEIEFNYQPNRNMFATLGFSYTDAERTAGFFASSYTIDRADETGGIYIAPIFQSTSDIVKAPGIPEKLVNGLFSYKWDNGFGVTLGFLGWGDTYSGYSGFDISVPDLTGENGGENYVITANTAVLGFQYEADLSFIYDREDWSYKLTIFNVTDEDNWDVNNSGYGNGSILPRLPARLELSAKYSF
- a CDS encoding AAA family ATPase — protein: MPFLKRIHYLASDEAADFPFTLPFLNSLHEREISSSVLFLVGENGSGKSSLLESVAIASKRISVGDSSLEQDPTLSEIRPLAKCLRLGWSRRTGKGFFLRAEDFFNFIRRNKEMESTFEGYIEHFKDDARVRGYMESNKHAINSRYGRDLNDFSHGEGFLEFAKSRIHPGGLYLLDEPEAALSPQRQLAFALFIYEMAEQGCQFIIASHSPIILSVPDAEIWKFDESGLETCRYEELEHVSFTRNFLSSPARYWNRLQQEP